From Alloacidobacterium dinghuense:
GGGCGCGAGCGCGCCCGACGGCATGATCCCGTCGTACCCCTCGCTCACATTCCCAAATCACTACACCTTGGTGACAGGCCTCTATCCCGAACACCACGGCATCGTCGCCAACAGCTTTTACGATGAGCAACGGAAAGAACGGTATTCCTATACCGACTCCAAGACGAACGGCGATGGCACCTGGTATGGCGGCACGCCGCTATGGGTGTTGGCCGAGCAGCAGGGCATGCGCTCCGCCTGTTTCTTCTGGCCGGGGTCAGAAGCTGCCATTCGGAGTGTGCGTCCAAGCTACTATCTGCATTTCGACAATAAATTTCCCGACGAGGAGCGCATCGACCAGGTGGTGGCATGGCTCAAACTGCCGGAAGACAAGCGCCCTCACCTGATTACGCTGTATTACTCGAATGTCGACCATGCCGGGCATGAGCACGGCCCAAACAGCCCCCAGGTCGCTGAAGCCGTGAAAGAAGTCGACTCGCTGATCGGAAAACTGCACGACCGCCTCGACGCGTTACACCTGCCTGTTGACCTGATCGTCCTCAGCGATCACGGTATGGCCCGCGAAGAAGGTCCGTGGATCAACCTCGATCAGTACACCGACCTGTCCAATTTCACAACTGTCGGATCACTCCTTTATGGCAATTCAGAAACCGACGTCGAGAGGGCTTACGAGAAACTCAAAGCAGCTGACAGCAACTTCGTCGTCTATCGCCGCGCTCAGATGCCCTCGTGGCTGCACTACAACAGCAACCCACGCGCTGGAGATCCCATCATCGTACCTAAAGGCGCGCACGCCATTCGCGCGCGCGGCCCAGAGGCCGGAGAGCAGGATCACACTCCGACGATGGGGATGCATGGCTACGACCCAAGAGATGTGCCCGAGATGAAGGCCACCTTTTTTGCCGCCGGCCCCGATATACGCCAGGGCGTCACGCTTAAGCCTTTTGAAAACGTGAATGTGTATCCATTCATCGCGAAGATCCTCGAACTGCAAGCGCCGCCCACCGATGGCAGCCTCAACATTCTCTCCACCGCCCTTACAGATGCGGCTCGATAATCGTCAAAAATAGAAAGCAGAACGAATGGCCCTTTATCTTGGATTTGACGCAGGCGGCACCAAAACCGACTGCGCCCTCGCCGACGAAAACAATGTCATTGCCCGCACACAGAATGGCAGCATCAAGCCGCTGCGCGTTACGGCTGCACAGGCTGAGGCGAATATGCGTGGCCTGCTCGACGAAATCTCTAAGCAGAGCGGCATTGACCTGAAACAGGTCGCCGTTTCCTGCGTCGGAACGGCAGGCGTGCGCTTTCCGCAGACGAAAGAGTGGATGGAGCAAATCATCTCGCGTCACGCGGGCGGTCAAATTTTCGTCGTCGGAGACGAAACCACAGCTCTTGACGCTGCCTTTCCCGGACAAGCAGGCGTGCTGGTGATCGGCGGTACAGGTTCGAACATCCTTGGCCGTACCAGCACAGGCGAAACCTTCAACGTAGGCGGATGGGGCTCAGCGCTGGGCGACGAAGGCTCCGGCTACTGGATCGGACATGAGGGTCTCAAGCGAGCGCTGCGGGCGCATGACTTCCAGCAGCCGACGATGATTATCGAAAAGGTGATGCGATTCTGGTCGGCGGCTACTCTCGGAGATTTGGCAAACATCGGCAACCAGACACCGTTTCCTGACTTCTCCCAGCTCGCGCC
This genomic window contains:
- a CDS encoding ectonucleotide pyrophosphatase/phosphodiesterase, which gives rise to MLTRLRLFFTALLLCSVFTLAQTAPVITVDNGPNALVQERKHYVVLVSLDGFRYDYAKKYGATHLLALAKQGASAPDGMIPSYPSLTFPNHYTLVTGLYPEHHGIVANSFYDEQRKERYSYTDSKTNGDGTWYGGTPLWVLAEQQGMRSACFFWPGSEAAIRSVRPSYYLHFDNKFPDEERIDQVVAWLKLPEDKRPHLITLYYSNVDHAGHEHGPNSPQVAEAVKEVDSLIGKLHDRLDALHLPVDLIVLSDHGMAREEGPWINLDQYTDLSNFTTVGSLLYGNSETDVERAYEKLKAADSNFVVYRRAQMPSWLHYNSNPRAGDPIIVPKGAHAIRARGPEAGEQDHTPTMGMHGYDPRDVPEMKATFFAAGPDIRQGVTLKPFENVNVYPFIAKILELQAPPTDGSLNILSTALTDAAR
- a CDS encoding N-acetylglucosamine kinase, translating into MALYLGFDAGGTKTDCALADENNVIARTQNGSIKPLRVTAAQAEANMRGLLDEISKQSGIDLKQVAVSCVGTAGVRFPQTKEWMEQIISRHAGGQIFVVGDETTALDAAFPGQAGVLVIGGTGSNILGRTSTGETFNVGGWGSALGDEGSGYWIGHEGLKRALRAHDFQQPTMIIEKVMRFWSAATLGDLANIGNQTPFPDFSQLAPLVVECAEAGDGVALDVLRLGGQMLGENAVHAVRRLRALEPDAPFPGIAFVGGILKSVAFVRESMVETIHRALPTVEVLPEAVDPVIGALWRARNRVH